The Molothrus ater isolate BHLD 08-10-18 breed brown headed cowbird chromosome 6, BPBGC_Mater_1.1, whole genome shotgun sequence genome segment GCTTTGTGGCAGAAAGCTGCTTACTAAAATAGTCTAAAAATTAAGCAGCCCAACCATCACAAAGGGTTTGTATTCCAAGCATGTCCTCCCACTCCCACCAACTTAGTTTCCACAAACACAGTTATTTACTGCTTTTGCACTATGATGCTAGAGGCTGGATTTCTCTGAAAATCCTTTGTTACAACAAGAGTAAGCAGTAGACAAACTTGCTCAGACTGCCCTAGGCTCCCAGTTCTGAGAACACTGAATTCTTCAGAAGGTATTAAATACTGCTTACATGTTTAAGAGGTGAAACATGCTATAGAGACTAGATCAGTTCAAAAGCTGCTCTAGTGGCAGACACACATAGGGGCATCCCTTGCCATTTTTCACCCTAGATAATCAACTCAGAAGCTACTCTTAAAAGGGTCTAATTTAGTGCTTCTTGCACAAGCCACTTACCATCTGTGTATTCCTCAGAGGAAGTGAGCGATAGAAGGCTCTGTATGTCACTGCTTTCTGAATCTTGGACCTCTTTGTGTACAGGTCTACTGCTAGCCATACCAGCTACCCAGGAAGAGGTAGCAGCCTGATGCACAAGAACAGTTTCAGAGCGCTGAGAGCCACTGGCTTCACACAGTCCAGAATGTCCAGGGGCTTCATCTTCTCTTTCAAAGGTATTGTGAGCCCCTTGGTCCGGCTGCTGCATCTCTCTGGGTCCattctgcccagctccctctgagAGCACGATCTGCACTCGGGAGTCTGAGGGTGGAATGcaattccctgtgctgccatATACTGCTTCTTCATAGGATGGCAAGGCCACTTGGACACCATCCACCATAATAGAGACCTGATCTCCAGACACACCTTGGTCCCGcctcaaaaaacaaaggaacaaagtggggggagaaaaaagaaatcaagttgagtatttattttactatatatatatatatatcttacTAAGAACCCAAGTAACTTCCCTTGGCAGAACTCTAACTCTCACAATTTAGGGGAGGACAGAAACTTGAATGGTGATTAAAAAAGGTCAAGCAAGCACAGTCTTGGAGCCCTATGTGAATTGCCACTAAACATGAGCAGGGGCTGTAATTCACAGCACCCGATGGATTTAGCAGCAAGAGCTGAAAAGGTTACAAtgcttccccccctccccacttaCCTCCATAGCTAAATTTGACAAAGGTCATGACTCAGCTCTGTGCTTTTGGCAAAGAGCACTGTTGAGGCCAGCCTGGTGCACTGCTACATTCCACAATACCCAGCACTGTCTGTTCCGCTGCCTCTGCTGCCGGCCAGATAACCTCTGGCAGGATGGGGAAgacagctctggcacagcatgAATCATCTGGCCTCAGAAGACCTGagagaaaatttttcttttctagtagTTTGGGCCTTTTCAGAAGAGGGCAGACTGCAGGGCCCCACCTCTCAACCTCCCCACTGCTGGAGTGTCTGCCTTAGCTGGCAGCAGTGTTATGGCTGGGTCTCTCCTCTCATCCACAAACCCAGGCCAGGAGGGTTCTCCTCCCGCAGCAGAAAACGATGGCAGACTTGCTACATGTATCTACATGAAGAGCAGTACTGCTTAATTTCAGGTCCACAGGACCTGAAGCAGTCAGGGAAAGATGCACATATATACACCCAGACACAGACTTCAGTAGCTATCTGAGGCTAGAAGAGGTAGGAAACTGATCTACAGCCAGGCTAGTAAGTATCGTAACTTTTTCCATTCAAAGCCAAGGCAACAGCATAAGGAAATCACTCATTGAGTGGCACCTAAGACTGGGGACTGCAGGTGGGCATCACAGACCACCATTTCAGAAAAGTGCTGGATCAGCAGGATGGGGCAGAGATGTCCCTGAGGTGATGAAAAGAGGGACAGAGAAGCAAGGAGCCAAGTTGCTCCAAAACAAAGGTCTGACCCAACTACCTGAATGGGTTTCTACTGCAAAGAGGGGCCTCTGAGCCCCTCCAAACCCAGCTACACCTACCTGCTGTGATGGAACGACTTCAGCTTTGGCTGCAGCAACACAAACAGCACAACCAACAGCAGAATCAGGGCGACAGAGCTCGCTGTAGAGGCTACTATGGACAGCGTGGGCACTCCAATTGTGGGAGGAGAGTCCTTCTCTACAAAACCAAGGGGAACACAAGGTAAAATGTGTAAcatagagaaggaaaaacattcaCACTGCTCCTCAGGAATTACTCCTGGGTGCAAGGAACCCAAGTTTCCCATAGAAGACACACCACCTATCTCAGTTTGCAGCTCAAGCTGACACCTGTCCATCAGCTGTAAAGGGaacccaaaataaaacaggcaCGTACAAGGGTCCTTTGGAAAAAcacacagcaaacagaaaagcaaggGAAGCAGGCCATGGGAACTGACAGATGGTGTAAGGGTCATGCTATGTATAGATCTGCCTGAGCAAAAGCTAAAGAATGTCATGATGTCACCA includes the following:
- the SUSD6 gene encoding sushi domain-containing protein 6 isoform X1, with amino-acid sequence MCHGMVASKSNTGSSLALTGHGLFRLLVIFGSFILEAQSTGWLSKSKGPAYCPQPPQPENGGYKCHPSPCNNPLTSGSVIEYLCVEGYMLKGDYKYLTCKNGEWNPAMEVSCRLSPEKDSPPTIGVPTLSIVASTASSVALILLLVVLFVLLQPKLKSFHHSRRDQGVSGDQVSIMVDGVQVALPSYEEAVYGSTGNCIPPSDSRVQIVLSEGAGQNGPREMQQPDQGAHNTFEREDEAPGHSGLCEASGSQRSETVLVHQAATSSWVAGMASSRPVHKEVQDSESSDIQSLLSLTSSEEYTDDIPLLKEA
- the SUSD6 gene encoding sushi domain-containing protein 6 isoform X2, which gives rise to MCHGMVASKSNTGSSLALTGHGLFRLLVIFGSFILEAQSTDCPQPPQPENGGYKCHPSPCNNPLTSGSVIEYLCVEGYMLKGDYKYLTCKNGEWNPAMEVSCRLSPEKDSPPTIGVPTLSIVASTASSVALILLLVVLFVLLQPKLKSFHHSRRDQGVSGDQVSIMVDGVQVALPSYEEAVYGSTGNCIPPSDSRVQIVLSEGAGQNGPREMQQPDQGAHNTFEREDEAPGHSGLCEASGSQRSETVLVHQAATSSWVAGMASSRPVHKEVQDSESSDIQSLLSLTSSEEYTDDIPLLKEA